In the Arachis ipaensis cultivar K30076 chromosome B10, Araip1.1, whole genome shotgun sequence genome, one interval contains:
- the LOC107620098 gene encoding uncharacterized protein LOC107620098, with protein sequence MQFTDKKFSEELAGLGTKQRFSSVEHPQTNGQVETANKVIIQDELISVLWSYRTTPQSSTGETPFRLTYGVDAIILVEVGEPSPRLILGGVEKAVEKDLINEAREMSHLSEIALKQRIAQQYNAKLLRRSFEPDDLVL encoded by the exons ATGCAGTTTACGGATAAGAAGTTCAGTGAGGAACTCGCTGGACTAGGGACAAAACAAAGATTCTCCTCAGTAGAACATCCACAAACAAACGGCCAAGTCGAAACTGCTAATAAAGTCATTATCCAAG ATGAACTTATATCAGTCTTATGGTCTTACAGAACGACACCTCAGTCCTCCACCGGCGAGACCCCTTTCCGACTTACTTATGGGGTTGATGCAATCATTCTCGTGGAGGTGGGGGAGCCGAGCCCACGATTAATTCTGGGTGGAGTCGAGAAAGCTGTGGAAAAGGATCTGATCAACGAGGCCAGGGAGATGTCTCACTTGTCGGAGATAGCGTTGAAGCAAAGAATAGCCCAACAATACAATGCTAAATTGTTAAGGAGGAGTTTTGAACCAGATGACCTGGTTCTGTGA